In Candidatus Eremiobacterota bacterium, a genomic segment contains:
- a CDS encoding nuclear transport factor 2 family protein produces MSDTAEELGKVKETLDRYYRALSERNIGLLSEVMAQDEDMVSFGTDTDERWTGWSELEKIHRRQFEVITEYQTARHDSVVKLNASADTAWFSETLDAHVEVMDESYELSLRISGVLEKREGKWVIVHFHRSLPKEGFAVKYLETHGVRF; encoded by the coding sequence ATGAGCGACACTGCGGAAGAACTGGGAAAGGTAAAAGAGACACTGGACCGCTATTACAGGGCTCTCAGCGAAAGGAATATCGGGCTGCTGAGCGAGGTAATGGCTCAAGATGAAGATATGGTGAGCTTCGGCACCGACACCGACGAGCGGTGGACAGGGTGGAGCGAATTAGAGAAGATCCACCGAAGGCAGTTCGAGGTCATTACAGAGTACCAGACCGCCCGTCACGATTCAGTGGTGAAATTAAATGCCTCTGCCGATACCGCATGGTTTTCAGAAACTCTGGATGCCCATGTGGAAGTCATGGATGAGAGCTATGAGCTTTCTCTCCGGATATCAGGAGTGCTGGAAAAGCGTGAGGGAAAGTGGGTGATTGTGCACTTCCACCGCTCCCTGCCCAAGGAAGGCTTTGCAGTAAAATACCTGGAGACTCACGGCGTCCGGTTTTAG
- a CDS encoding PilX N-terminal domain-containing pilus assembly protein — translation MKRERGAILIVVLMILLLVTCMATAFVNFQVSDRRLSQDDVNSQKAFYMADSGIQLAMGKICRDINWQGQNRFDAAVDNGPVTEWVYQEGTYKCGFMVQSQFLGYIPADPAKNNNYYVRSTGVVVDVSYSPPRLIASRCVKAYIQCANDYNPGHDGQPDKHYTPVGTGNPAILWRFYDEYK, via the coding sequence ATGAAAAGGGAGAGAGGGGCAATTCTGATAGTCGTCCTTATGATCCTGCTGCTTGTTACATGCATGGCCACTGCCTTTGTGAATTTCCAGGTGAGCGACAGGCGCCTCTCGCAGGATGACGTGAACTCACAGAAGGCTTTCTACATGGCCGACTCCGGTATCCAGCTCGCCATGGGAAAGATATGCAGGGATATAAACTGGCAGGGCCAGAATCGCTTCGATGCCGCTGTTGACAATGGTCCCGTCACCGAGTGGGTCTACCAGGAGGGGACCTACAAGTGCGGCTTTATGGTGCAGAGCCAGTTCCTGGGGTATATCCCCGCCGATCCTGCAAAAAACAATAATTACTACGTTCGCTCCACGGGGGTCGTCGTGGATGTGAGCTACAGCCCGCCGCGCCTTATCGCTTCAAGGTGCGTGAAAGCCTATATCCAGTGCGCCAATGATTATAATCCAGGCCATGATGGCCAGCCCGACAAGCACTATACCCCCGTGGGAACGGGCAACCCCGCCATACTGTGGCGGTTTTACGATGAATACAAGTAA
- a CDS encoding glycosyltransferase has protein sequence MREPAEMEACQAFSMGGMLRALREKLLGQERERIPAPLEPKGASWPDDAFLVLKESFLRGYATGAAAGTPDEKAFLIREIPLVWKGYFHAVSGYGQGTRDYVRELKRRQWHLFRDSLKGDHELDPCFFPGISSLPPARSMKAAPFISLQHVPPLQLQRLEGAYSIGITTWETSRLPPRWAEACNAVDELWVASSFNERAFKDSGVRVPIRVLPYGVDLARFHPAVEPLRELPELHIATKKLRDFFIFLSVGAFYPYKGFDALMAAYIKEFSSSDGVVLIIKVYPYFGHTIQGIGAFIRTLSKKFGRKKIPRILFLQETYVSEMPSLMALADAYICSSRGEGFCLPLLEAMAMGKIVLSPAWGGQVDYLHEKNCYLVACREVPVRPGSHLYHSSGTWAEPDIEHMGSQMRQVLEHREEAMERASRACHEARGAWSTAHAADILERYLLELCR, from the coding sequence ATGAGAGAGCCTGCTGAAATGGAGGCCTGCCAGGCCTTCTCCATGGGGGGCATGCTCAGGGCCCTCAGGGAAAAGCTCCTCGGGCAGGAAAGGGAGAGAATCCCGGCCCCCCTGGAGCCAAAGGGGGCCTCATGGCCCGACGATGCCTTCCTTGTGCTGAAGGAGAGCTTCCTGAGAGGATATGCGACGGGGGCCGCCGCGGGAACCCCCGATGAAAAGGCATTTCTCATCAGAGAGATTCCCCTTGTCTGGAAAGGCTATTTCCATGCCGTGTCAGGATACGGCCAGGGCACGAGGGACTACGTGAGGGAGCTGAAGAGAAGGCAGTGGCATCTCTTCAGGGACAGCCTGAAGGGAGATCATGAGCTTGATCCATGCTTCTTCCCCGGGATCTCCTCCCTTCCACCGGCGCGCTCAATGAAGGCCGCTCCTTTCATATCCCTTCAGCATGTGCCTCCCCTTCAGCTCCAGAGGCTGGAAGGCGCCTATTCCATAGGCATCACCACATGGGAGACCTCAAGGCTTCCCCCCCGCTGGGCTGAGGCCTGCAACGCCGTCGATGAGCTATGGGTGGCCTCGTCATTCAACGAGCGTGCCTTCAAGGACTCCGGCGTCAGAGTGCCGATAAGGGTCCTTCCCTACGGCGTGGACCTGGCGCGCTTTCATCCCGCCGTGGAGCCCCTGAGGGAGCTCCCCGAGCTTCATATCGCCACAAAAAAGCTCCGGGACTTCTTTATCTTTCTCTCCGTCGGGGCTTTCTACCCCTACAAGGGCTTTGACGCCCTCATGGCGGCCTATATAAAGGAATTCTCCTCCTCCGACGGCGTGGTGCTCATCATAAAGGTTTATCCATACTTCGGCCACACGATACAGGGAATAGGTGCCTTCATCAGGACCCTCTCGAAAAAATTCGGCAGGAAGAAGATCCCCCGGATCCTCTTCCTCCAGGAGACTTACGTAAGCGAAATGCCCTCCCTTATGGCCCTCGCCGATGCCTATATCTGCTCGAGCAGGGGTGAAGGGTTCTGCCTCCCCCTCCTTGAGGCCATGGCAATGGGAAAGATTGTGCTTTCCCCCGCCTGGGGAGGGCAGGTGGACTACCTCCACGAAAAGAACTGTTATCTCGTTGCCTGCCGTGAAGTGCCTGTAAGGCCGGGATCACACCTTTACCACTCATCAGGCACGTGGGCAGAGCCTGACATAGAGCACATGGGCTCCCAGATGCGGCAGGTTCTTGAGCACAGGGAAGAGGCGATGGAACGGGCCTCCCGCGCCTGCCACGAAGCACGGGGGGCATGGAGCACTGCCCACGCCGCCGATATCCTGGAAAGATACTTACTGGAGCTCTGCCGATGA
- a CDS encoding prepilin-type N-terminal cleavage/methylation domain-containing protein, whose translation MSIARYRRHRGFSIVELMVSLGILGVIIAIIIPNFNNYTASATCRNAALILYQDVLAMRQRAQAISFDTGIDISPPDPSGSSPPVYTLWESDDLEETVIKRVDLSRLFSKEIRFYFNPPSPSSDLRFTPSRTDDTGSWKFAVANRALTIIVECGQETACVSVDSDGNVILY comes from the coding sequence ATGAGCATTGCACGGTACCGCCGCCATAGAGGCTTCTCAATTGTCGAGCTTATGGTGTCGCTTGGAATTCTTGGCGTCATTATTGCCATTATAATCCCTAATTTCAACAATTACACGGCTTCCGCGACGTGCCGCAATGCCGCCCTCATCCTTTACCAGGATGTGCTCGCCATGAGGCAGCGTGCCCAGGCTATCTCTTTTGATACCGGCATTGACATTTCTCCTCCGGATCCCTCGGGCTCATCCCCCCCCGTCTATACTCTCTGGGAATCTGACGATCTTGAGGAGACCGTGATCAAGAGAGTTGACTTATCCAGGCTCTTTTCCAAAGAGATCCGTTTTTATTTCAATCCGCCTTCACCCTCGAGCGATCTGAGATTCACCCCCTCCCGCACCGATGATACCGGGAGCTGGAAATTCGCCGTGGCAAACAGGGCATTGACCATCATTGTCGAGTGCGGCCAGGAAACGGCCTGCGTGTCCGTTGACAGCGACGGGAACGTCATTCTTTACTGA
- a CDS encoding O-antigen ligase family protein, with amino-acid sequence MNIRAPALLLLMLSLLWPCAFPGEGAFPGFLLYALLVVIVLGYLLMMRNLPCRDTAPVLAPLALFLAVSTVSAVSSLHMLAALREVALFALYTMAFYCALVLGSKDWCKERAVKGLVWAASALSLGAVARYGFDIFTGHGSPVRAMAWFPSPNLLGAAIVLLIPLAASGIRKPFPGGVPVALMSAGLVLTMSRSSLAGITAAVLFYYAVMRRNSEKVLLALSVLLVLFCGILLLPSSEVQERFLNIITYRWDLYALMRFDAWKSSLSMWLGSPLCGIGPGNFQFEYPRHALEGPGSYYLFLPHAHSLALQLLVETGVLGVLTFAWWAFAVLRRSCRRSPFLFLGLAAYFFHSLFDYTLWYPPVGFLFFLVAGLAAVAPPHFHRSRSTLHSS; translated from the coding sequence ATGAATATCCGCGCGCCTGCCCTTCTTCTTTTGATGCTTTCCCTGCTCTGGCCCTGCGCTTTTCCCGGCGAAGGCGCCTTCCCGGGCTTCCTTCTCTACGCCCTCCTTGTCGTGATTGTCCTGGGATACCTGCTGATGATGAGGAATCTGCCCTGCAGGGATACGGCCCCGGTCCTTGCCCCCCTGGCTCTTTTTCTTGCGGTGTCAACGGTTTCGGCGGTGAGCTCCCTTCACATGCTTGCCGCTCTCCGTGAGGTGGCCCTTTTTGCCCTCTATACCATGGCGTTTTACTGCGCCCTTGTCCTCGGCAGCAAGGATTGGTGCAAGGAGAGAGCGGTGAAGGGCCTTGTCTGGGCTGCTTCTGCCCTTTCTCTCGGGGCAGTCGCCAGGTATGGCTTTGATATATTTACCGGGCACGGATCACCCGTGAGGGCCATGGCGTGGTTTCCAAGCCCCAACCTTCTGGGTGCGGCGATAGTGCTCCTCATCCCCCTCGCGGCTTCCGGCATAAGGAAGCCTTTCCCGGGCGGGGTCCCGGTGGCGCTCATGAGTGCGGGCCTTGTGCTCACCATGTCGCGGAGCTCCCTGGCGGGCATCACGGCAGCAGTGCTTTTTTATTACGCAGTGATGCGGAGGAACAGTGAAAAGGTGCTGCTGGCTCTCTCTGTGCTGCTTGTCCTTTTCTGCGGCATTCTGCTCCTGCCCTCCAGTGAGGTCCAGGAGAGGTTTCTCAATATAATCACTTACCGGTGGGATCTCTATGCCCTCATGCGTTTTGACGCATGGAAGAGCTCTCTCTCCATGTGGCTTGGCTCTCCACTCTGCGGGATCGGCCCCGGGAATTTCCAGTTTGAGTATCCCCGCCATGCCCTTGAGGGCCCCGGCTCCTACTATCTTTTCCTTCCTCATGCCCACAGCCTGGCGCTTCAGCTCCTCGTCGAGACGGGCGTCCTCGGTGTTCTCACTTTTGCATGGTGGGCTTTCGCGGTCCTCAGGCGCTCCTGCAGAAGGTCGCCGTTCCTGTTCCTGGGCCTCGCCGCTTATTTTTTCCACAGCCTTTTTGACTACACTCTCTGGTATCCCCCCGTGGGCTTCCTCTTTTTCCTCGTGGCGGGGCTCGCCGCCGTGGCCCCTCCTCATTTTCATCGAAGCAGGAGCACACTCCACTCCTCGTGA
- a CDS encoding methyltransferase domain-containing protein encodes MTMVQNPSPLSLFLRRLPGTVKEHLASSGPGGGKKILLLTSLVDIQPGSMTGRRLYNAWKGEISSLLPDKEPGGDEIPAGSADFHELEERPFPWKTGSLDCIAAESILEHFRKSPTCFLNECHRVLRSRGVLYIATRRAFSKDALAGLLSGKNCFPPLCALGTGVRITRKFTSREIEELLRACGFDEIKEIPPSPGSPGEKAFSLETVRDLATLLGVAPGACENLHESLIMACRKGPGSHYSFPPGLYRHKYLDAASYRSEVVMGDNCALQIAGGWYPLEKGPPAGRWTGKTAALYLKRSGSESVLALECHLPSPDGEVFLPLAEMEGAELPFTGRKTGDLQILRCWCPRGGEGLVKVTLHAGRIFRPSDHGSRDTRELGLYVRRIALSPGHTLLMGMNDDILAGEGWHELERHAMSEETLTYRWTAGEARGELLARGGEKAVSLHYYFPSQEGSRAFLEIADPPMGAIPLPPAWEWEKRTLALPGALEGRVIFILRVTEPWVPAHADSSGDTRELGIAVSSLSLAYGHE; translated from the coding sequence ATGACAATGGTACAAAACCCATCTCCATTGAGCCTTTTTCTCAGGCGTCTGCCCGGCACGGTAAAAGAGCACCTGGCTTCCTCAGGCCCCGGAGGGGGAAAGAAAATTCTGCTGCTCACAAGCCTTGTTGATATCCAGCCGGGGAGCATGACGGGCCGCCGCCTCTACAATGCCTGGAAGGGTGAGATCTCTTCTCTCCTGCCCGATAAGGAACCCGGCGGGGATGAGATACCTGCCGGCAGCGCTGATTTCCACGAGCTTGAGGAGCGCCCCTTCCCGTGGAAAACCGGGAGCCTGGACTGCATCGCGGCAGAAAGCATCCTCGAGCATTTCAGAAAGAGCCCCACCTGTTTTCTGAATGAGTGCCACAGGGTGCTCCGTTCCCGGGGAGTGCTCTATATCGCGACACGCCGGGCATTCTCGAAGGACGCCCTCGCAGGGCTCCTCTCGGGGAAAAACTGCTTCCCGCCTCTTTGCGCCCTGGGGACAGGGGTCCGCATCACAAGGAAGTTCACTTCCCGCGAGATTGAAGAGCTCCTGCGGGCCTGCGGCTTTGATGAAATCAAAGAAATCCCCCCTTCACCCGGCTCCCCCGGCGAAAAAGCCTTTTCCCTTGAGACGGTCAGGGACCTGGCCACACTCCTTGGCGTTGCCCCGGGAGCATGTGAGAATCTCCATGAGAGCCTCATCATGGCATGCCGGAAGGGGCCGGGAAGCCATTACTCCTTCCCGCCCGGCCTTTACCGCCATAAGTACCTTGACGCCGCCTCATACCGCAGCGAGGTGGTGATGGGAGACAACTGCGCCCTCCAGATCGCGGGGGGGTGGTATCCCCTGGAAAAGGGCCCTCCAGCGGGGCGCTGGACCGGGAAGACCGCCGCTCTATATCTTAAAAGGAGCGGATCGGAGAGCGTCCTGGCCCTTGAGTGCCATCTGCCCTCGCCCGATGGCGAGGTATTTCTGCCCCTGGCGGAGATGGAAGGCGCCGAATTGCCATTCACCGGCAGAAAAACCGGCGATCTCCAGATCCTCAGGTGCTGGTGCCCCCGGGGCGGCGAGGGGCTTGTCAAGGTGACCCTCCATGCAGGCAGAATTTTCAGGCCTTCCGATCATGGCAGCAGGGATACCAGGGAGCTGGGACTCTATGTGAGGAGAATCGCTCTCTCACCGGGGCACACCCTGCTCATGGGCATGAACGATGATATCCTGGCAGGCGAGGGCTGGCATGAACTGGAACGCCATGCCATGAGCGAAGAGACCCTCACCTACCGGTGGACCGCAGGAGAAGCCCGCGGAGAGCTTCTTGCGCGGGGGGGTGAAAAAGCCGTCTCCCTCCATTACTACTTCCCCTCGCAGGAGGGGAGCAGGGCATTTCTAGAGATAGCCGATCCCCCCATGGGGGCCATACCCCTGCCGCCGGCATGGGAATGGGAGAAGAGGACTCTGGCGCTTCCGGGAGCACTGGAAGGAAGGGTCATTTTCATCCTGAGGGTCACAGAGCCCTGGGTGCCCGCCCATGCAGATTCCAGCGGCGATACAAGGGAGCTGGGAATCGCAGTCTCTTCACTCTCCCTTGCCTATGGCCATGAATGA
- a CDS encoding type II secretion system F family protein, with protein sequence MKRFHYLALNRKGDTVSGEMDAADSGEVIARLKQEKMRPLNVLAIKEYGPPPGKSLLFKVRRDLLLLIKNAYKVLAAQLERSQKIDERKVSIFTHQLSAMLGAGIPITAGIKSILSAESDRKFALVLEQLVTFMESGHSPHNAFGRFPGTFSRAYAGLVGVGQSSGRLPAVMEKQAQDLEKYYSFKRKVISSLTYPAFVMAFAIISVFVMMIYFVPGFTGIYRETRMPLPFITVMLVTTVNYLTNPLFWAALAAAAAVGIFLLKNYLATPVGRYYFETTKLSIPVLGGLIAQSELYIIFLNLATMMECGITISDSLTILVEMTPHPIFREMIIETIESLNSGETFSDAIKSHPLVPHYVTDLCGVGESTGDLPSMIRRSATMMEEHVNGRLETFLNLLEPVIISMLAFAVAFIMIAIFLPLYNIINSFS encoded by the coding sequence ATGAAGAGATTTCATTACCTGGCGTTGAACAGAAAAGGGGACACCGTAAGCGGTGAGATGGATGCCGCCGACAGCGGGGAAGTCATTGCCCGGCTCAAGCAGGAAAAGATGCGACCGCTGAACGTGCTGGCCATCAAGGAGTATGGCCCTCCGCCGGGAAAATCGCTTCTCTTCAAGGTGCGCAGGGATCTGCTCCTGCTCATCAAGAATGCCTACAAGGTCCTTGCAGCGCAGCTTGAGCGCTCTCAGAAAATCGACGAGCGCAAGGTCTCAATCTTTACCCACCAGCTCTCGGCGATGCTCGGGGCAGGAATACCGATTACGGCGGGAATAAAGTCCATCCTGAGCGCCGAGAGCGACAGGAAGTTCGCCCTGGTGCTTGAACAGCTTGTCACCTTCATGGAGAGCGGCCATTCCCCCCACAATGCCTTCGGCCGGTTCCCCGGCACCTTTTCCAGGGCCTATGCAGGCCTGGTGGGAGTGGGACAATCATCGGGAAGGCTCCCTGCCGTGATGGAAAAGCAGGCCCAGGACCTTGAGAAATATTATTCCTTCAAGAGAAAGGTCATTTCAAGCCTTACGTACCCGGCTTTCGTGATGGCCTTCGCCATAATCTCAGTCTTTGTCATGATGATTTACTTCGTGCCTGGCTTTACCGGCATCTACCGTGAGACCAGAATGCCGCTCCCATTCATCACGGTGATGCTGGTCACGACCGTCAATTACCTCACCAACCCCCTGTTCTGGGCCGCGCTTGCAGCAGCAGCAGCTGTGGGGATCTTCCTGCTGAAGAATTACCTGGCGACCCCTGTAGGACGGTACTATTTTGAGACTACCAAGCTCAGCATCCCCGTTTTAGGTGGGCTCATCGCCCAGAGCGAGCTCTACATCATCTTTCTGAACCTTGCGACAATGATGGAATGCGGCATCACTATAAGCGATTCCCTCACAATCCTTGTGGAAATGACGCCCCACCCGATTTTCCGCGAGATGATCATTGAGACCATAGAGAGCCTCAATTCAGGGGAGACCTTCTCTGACGCCATCAAATCCCATCCCCTTGTTCCCCACTATGTGACTGACCTCTGCGGCGTGGGCGAATCAACGGGTGATCTCCCGTCCATGATTAGAAGGTCGGCGACCATGATGGAAGAGCATGTGAACGGCAGGCTCGAAACGTTCCTGAACCTCCTGGAGCCTGTAATCATCAGCATGCTGGCCTTCGCAGTGGCCTTCATCATGATTGCCATCTTCCTGCCACTCTACAACATCATCAATTCCTTTTCCTGA
- a CDS encoding STAS domain-containing protein has product MRQESPGFECSIKEEGRLARLEPRGRIDGLTSRDLEKCLAEAVEGGERNVAVSLEHVTYLSSAGMRVFMVFHKKLRHAGGEIVFSQVPGFLMELLRTGGFDRIFRIVEHEEGIAAEEGSVQKAPGAAPQSFREITFSLVRSTAGKGTFCTLGSPGKLGESGYEAGDIVTVKQESVQFGAGLATPGERFDEFCDYFGEACIVSHNFFVYPAREHTAVDFEMYSRGERACLNFLYGFSFKGPFALTLSFEGEEGPIELSRLIEGFLSLTDAPLIGMVFLAESKGIRGLTLRRIPLLSRRPANGKDIFHQENFPEWFDFSLEPEAPNRLLLAVGIAAREKEKIPEKTRELFPERSSFHLHGCEYPPELLRREPGHFEQEIERIMGRYAPLKLRHLLGKSLFSYGLAGIVELEG; this is encoded by the coding sequence ATGAGACAGGAGAGCCCGGGCTTTGAATGCAGCATAAAGGAAGAAGGCCGGCTTGCAAGGCTTGAGCCAAGGGGGCGTATTGACGGGCTCACCTCAAGAGACCTCGAGAAGTGCCTCGCTGAGGCCGTGGAAGGCGGCGAGAGAAATGTCGCCGTGAGCCTCGAGCACGTCACCTACCTGTCGAGCGCGGGAATGCGGGTCTTCATGGTCTTTCACAAGAAGCTGAGGCATGCCGGGGGGGAGATTGTCTTCTCCCAAGTGCCCGGGTTCCTGATGGAGCTTCTCAGGACGGGCGGCTTTGACAGGATTTTCCGCATCGTGGAGCATGAGGAGGGCATCGCCGCCGAAGAGGGAAGCGTTCAGAAAGCTCCCGGCGCTGCCCCGCAGAGCTTCCGGGAAATCACCTTCTCCCTGGTGAGGAGCACCGCAGGAAAAGGCACCTTTTGCACTCTGGGCTCACCGGGCAAACTGGGGGAAAGCGGCTATGAAGCCGGCGACATAGTCACCGTGAAGCAGGAATCGGTGCAGTTCGGCGCAGGGCTTGCCACACCGGGCGAACGCTTTGATGAGTTCTGTGACTATTTCGGCGAAGCCTGCATAGTGAGCCATAACTTCTTTGTGTACCCTGCCAGGGAGCACACTGCCGTGGACTTCGAGATGTACTCCAGGGGTGAGAGGGCCTGCCTCAATTTTCTCTACGGCTTTTCTTTCAAGGGCCCCTTCGCGCTGACCCTCTCATTTGAAGGCGAAGAAGGCCCCATAGAGCTCTCCAGGCTCATTGAGGGATTTTTGTCCCTCACCGATGCTCCCCTCATAGGGATGGTCTTCCTGGCGGAAAGCAAGGGGATCAGGGGGCTCACCCTGAGGAGAATCCCTCTTCTTTCCCGCAGGCCTGCCAACGGGAAGGATATCTTCCACCAGGAGAACTTTCCCGAGTGGTTTGACTTCTCCCTTGAGCCCGAAGCCCCTAACAGGCTCCTGCTCGCCGTGGGCATTGCCGCAAGGGAAAAGGAAAAAATCCCGGAAAAAACCAGGGAGCTCTTCCCTGAAAGAAGCTCTTTCCATCTCCATGGGTGCGAGTACCCTCCCGAGCTTCTCAGACGGGAGCCCGGGCACTTCGAACAGGAGATTGAGAGAATCATGGGGCGGTATGCTCCTTTGAAGCTCCGCCACCTGCTGGGGAAAAGCCTTTTCAGCTACGGGCTGGCGGGAATAGTGGAACTGGAAGGGTAA
- a CDS encoding prepilin-type N-terminal cleavage/methylation domain-containing protein, whose translation MKRESKMALKSEKGLTIVETMVTLALFAILMALSATIYLQSSRVHRQGIEMARLRQKAMAVLDIIVTDLSKASRYETTPDNHSINIHITNLKRSTAAPSHGGDTRVEYRLESDHTVTRTDDWETKVIADNVKDLTFYATTSFTPYRNDAVRIEVATDLNDPRTKTFALTAASGTRALDNSTIRFGP comes from the coding sequence ATGAAGAGAGAGTCAAAGATGGCCTTGAAAAGTGAAAAAGGCTTGACGATTGTCGAGACAATGGTCACTCTGGCATTGTTCGCCATTCTGATGGCCCTTTCCGCGACGATTTACCTCCAGAGCTCCCGGGTCCACCGCCAGGGCATCGAGATGGCGCGGCTCCGCCAGAAGGCCATGGCAGTCCTTGACATTATCGTCACGGACCTTTCCAAGGCGAGCCGTTATGAGACTACTCCAGACAATCATTCCATAAATATCCATATCACCAATTTAAAAAGGAGCACGGCGGCCCCTTCGCACGGCGGCGACACCCGCGTGGAATACCGTCTTGAGAGCGATCACACCGTGACCAGGACCGATGACTGGGAGACCAAGGTGATTGCCGACAATGTGAAGGACCTTACCTTCTATGCCACCACCTCCTTTACGCCTTACCGCAATGATGCGGTCCGCATTGAAGTGGCGACGGACCTCAATGATCCCCGGACAAAGACCTTTGCCCTCACTGCAGCTTCGGGAACAAGGGCTCTCGACAATTCCACGATAAGATTCGGTCCATGA
- a CDS encoding nucleotidyltransferase family protein, which produces MQIPAAIQGSWESQSLHSPLPMAMNDGALTLLCSLAADFLEGRPPRPPGGLSPEIPWERLSQRACDESLVPLLFHLAQEESFAATIPPVLLSAWKETYYGTARRNTLLLHEVKQIIAKSRGRTHEVLVIKGAFLIAALYRNSALRPMHDADLIVKREDHQELAGLLMEQGFSPCGTREEIVRHRRLGRSVFSKQAAGEELFLELHEGILWSASFIPGEMLWSAPEAFRLNDIEAFSLERHLHFLYLVAHWAHHLRERAPLIWLLDMALFLREMGLSWDVLTRLAESLKLTGALFHLIASLEDAFSVSVPEETKNRLRPGGLEGLLYRLALPHGSLLSLWLTNPLNYLLPPPGLLEERYPGSARSLFRKRLAFLEDTAERMYKIIIQKVRPRGEKKSSTADEEISLPGVEQKRGHRKR; this is translated from the coding sequence ATGCAGATTCCAGCGGCGATACAAGGGAGCTGGGAATCGCAGTCTCTTCACTCTCCCTTGCCTATGGCCATGAATGACGGCGCTCTCACTCTTCTTTGCTCCCTGGCAGCAGACTTCCTGGAAGGGAGGCCTCCCCGTCCCCCTGGCGGCCTTTCCCCCGAAATCCCATGGGAAAGGCTCTCGCAGCGCGCCTGCGATGAGAGCCTTGTTCCCCTTCTTTTTCACCTGGCACAGGAGGAGTCTTTTGCCGCAACCATACCGCCCGTCCTCCTCTCTGCCTGGAAAGAGACTTACTACGGCACGGCAAGGCGCAACACCCTTCTGCTCCATGAAGTGAAGCAGATCATTGCAAAAAGCCGCGGACGAACCCATGAAGTCCTGGTCATCAAGGGCGCCTTTCTCATCGCCGCCCTCTACAGGAACTCCGCCTTGAGGCCCATGCACGATGCCGACCTTATCGTGAAAAGAGAGGATCATCAGGAGCTTGCGGGGCTTCTCATGGAGCAGGGGTTCTCCCCCTGCGGCACCAGGGAAGAGATTGTGAGGCACAGGAGGCTCGGCCGTTCTGTCTTCTCAAAACAGGCTGCCGGCGAAGAGCTGTTCCTGGAGCTCCACGAGGGGATCCTCTGGAGCGCGTCGTTCATCCCGGGGGAAATGCTATGGAGCGCGCCGGAAGCCTTCAGGCTCAATGATATTGAGGCATTCAGCCTTGAGCGCCATCTCCATTTTCTTTACCTGGTGGCCCACTGGGCCCACCACCTGAGGGAAAGGGCGCCCCTCATCTGGCTTCTTGACATGGCGCTCTTCCTGAGAGAAATGGGGCTCTCATGGGATGTCCTCACCAGGCTTGCGGAAAGCCTGAAGCTCACCGGGGCCCTTTTCCATCTTATCGCTTCCCTGGAGGATGCTTTCTCCGTTTCCGTTCCTGAAGAGACAAAAAACAGGCTCCGCCCCGGGGGTCTGGAAGGACTGCTTTATCGTCTTGCCCTTCCCCATGGGTCCCTTCTTTCCCTGTGGCTTACCAATCCCCTTAATTACCTTTTACCGCCCCCGGGGCTCCTGGAGGAGCGTTACCCGGGATCGGCCCGCAGTCTTTTCAGAAAACGCCTCGCTTTTCTGGAGGACACTGCCGAGAGGATGTACAAGATTATCATACAGAAGGTCCGCCCTCGGGGGGAGAAAAAGAGCAGCACTGCCGATGAAGAGATTTCATTACCTGGCGTTGAACAGAAAAGGGGACACCGTAAGCGGTGA